AGCTTGGAAATATGAATCGGATACTAAGCTCTATGTAGCTGTCATTCCTAATTAAAAATTCCTTGTTGTTAAGTGTGATTTGTCAATCCGATTTACTCAAATATCATTTCGAGCATAGTCAGACTTTCAGTTTTTAGTCAGGATTAGGGTTGGAGTTGGAGAAATAGGCTATTTTTACAGGTACTATTCTCCGCTTCCCCTAATCCTTTTAGTTTTATTGGGTTATGTTATCTGTATCATCTTGTAACTTGAAAAAGTATTAAGACTTAATTTTTATTCACTTTATTCGTAATTTTTTTGTGTCTAATCAGATTAATCAGCACTGGCACTGGCAAGCCTGCCAAGATTATTACTATTTAACCTGTAAACTTTTATCGGCTTGGCAACATGGCTTTTTTACTAAAGAGTTTTATCCTCGCACTCCAAAAGACCTAACCTCTATTCTGCAACCTCATACAACCGCATATCGGGTTAAGCAGGTACACGGCAATGTGGTCTTAACACCAAAGGAAATAGTCGATGTAGGTAACCGAAAAAATTGCCATAATTCCTTGGCGGAAGCGGATGCCGTTATTAGCGATCGCCCGCACCAGTCTGTTTGGGTAGCCAGTGCCGACTGTACTCCGATCTTAATTGGAGATGTAGTTACAGGACAGGTGTGTGCCATTCATGCAGGTTGGCGCGGAACAGCGCAAAAAATCGTCCCTCAGGCGATCGCTAGATTAATTAAGTTCGGCGGTAGTCAGAAAAAAAATTTACGTATTGCCATTGGTCCAGCGATCGCTGGGGCAGTGTATCAGGTAGATGAAAGCGTGGCGATTGAAGTAGGACAAAGCATTATTTTAGATGCCGAGAGCAAGACTGATGCCGAAATATTAACCGAGTTAAAGCAGCTAAATAATACGCCAATTCTCGATGATGCGCTGTCTGGAAAAGCTCGTTTAAACGTACCGCGAGTTAATCAAATTCAGCTAGAGCAGCTAGATATTAGTTTAAAACATATTGCGATCGCTCCTTACTGTACTTTTCAACAGAGCGATCGCTTCTTTTCTTATCGACGCACTGGCGAGAAAAAAGTTCAGTGGTCAGGAATTGTTTCTCAATAGCTATAAACTTTAGATAAAATACATTTATATCCAAGATCTGAATATTTTAGGCAGATCTTCAATTCTCGATCTCCAGTCTTTGATTCTCAGTCTTTAACTTGCACTTCAACTCTGTAGAACAAATCTTAACCCAACTCGAGCAGCAGCCTGGTTGGGAAAAATTTAGAGAATACCGCCAATTACTCAAATGTTGGCACAATACTGTCAATCAGCAGATCGGCGAACATACTCGTCCACTCCACATCACCCGACAGGTGCTTTGGGTGGCTACTTCTAGTGCCGCAAGAGCGCAAGAACTTTCTTTTCAACGATATTCTCTGCTAAAACGACTCAACAAGCAGCTAACCTTTAATTTAAAAGATATTCGTTTTTCATCTTCTGGGTGGCATCAGACAACTTATCAACCAGAAATTAAACCAAGTTTATTTAGTGTTACTACTCAACAAAAATCTGAAATAGCTTTAAGCTCAATTGTTACGGAGCAAGATGCTGAAAATAGCCAAAACGAGCCTATGTCGGCATCTTCGGCTGATTCTGCTAAAGCTAAGTATGCTGCTGAACGTTGGCTAAAAACTCTTGAACGCAACTCTTTATCTTTGCTTCTTTGTCCTGGCTGTAATTGTCCCACGCCAAAGGGAGAAATAGAACGTTGGAATTTATGCTGTCACTGCATAGCTCAGAAATGGTCGGAAAAATATCAACCGCCAAATTTTCCAGAGCGTAAATAAAAAAGTCTAAAGACGTTTGGCTGGATTGTTGATGATCCCCATTGCTTTTTCTGGCTATATATCCCTGAAAATACTTAGTTAAAAGTATTTTTTAATACTATCTTTTGACGATATTGTATCTGTTCATTAATCAATTATAAAGAGAATATGAAAGGTTAAGAGTGGCTGGGGATCACTCTAAGCCTTACCAGATGATTATTTCAATTAGATAATTGTGATTATGAAGACAAAGCAAAATATAAATAGCGGAATGGAATAAAACCGAGTCAGAAAACCGAATGAAATAATGAAAGAAATAAATTTTGCTACTTCTGCCTGTCGCTACTGTCGTTTTTATGAACCACAGGGACGCAGGGGCGGTTGTTGTCAAATATTAGACGTGCCAGTCGAGGGTAGTTGGAAAGCTTGCTCTTTTGCTTCTCCTCCCTTTAAAGCAACGCTAAAAAAATTAGAAGACATTTATCAGTTGAAAACTTCAATGCCGCTGAATACATCCTCTCAACTAGCTTCTAGCGTATCTAAGATTAAAGTTGAGGATAATTGTCCTCAAATGGCTTCTCCAAAATCGGAGTAATTTACTCTAAAAAAAATTTGCCCAGATGATTTAGAATCTCTTTTCTTAGTTCATCAATTCAAACAGCTTACTTAATGTAAGCGACTTTTAATTTGGTACGCGCTCTTAAAATTTTGAGAGCGCTTTTTTATAGTCTTTTTATTTGTACTCTAACTTAATGAGTATGACCATTGCTTAAGGTAACCAGGGATATTGCTGAAAATCTGGAGGGCGTTTTTCTAGAAAAGCTTGTTTTCCTTCTGCCCCCTCTTCTGTCATGTAATAGAGCATGGTGGCATTACCTGCTAGTTCTTGTATGCCAGCTTGGCCATCACAGTCAGCATTAAATGCAGCTTTGAGACATCTAATCGCCATCGGACTTTTGGACAAGATTTCTTGTGACCACTTAATTCCTTCCGCTTCTAATTCTTCCACTGGTACAACACAGTTGACTAAACCCATTTCTTTGGCTTCGGTGGCGCTATATTGCCGACAGAGAAACCAAATCTCTCTAGCTTTTTTTTGCCCGACAATTCGAGCCAGATAACCAGAACCAAATCCGCCATCAAAACTACCTACCTTGGGGCCTGTCTGCCCAAAAACAGCATTTTCGGCTGCAATGGTTAGATCGCATAACACATGAAGTACGTGACCCCCACCAATTGCATAACCCGCAACTAAAGCAATCGTAACTTTAGGGAGTGAACGAATTAGACGCTGTAAATCTAAAACATTGAGTCTTGGTGTTCCGCGATCGTCTATGTAGCCTGCCTTCCCTCTAATGCTTTGATCTCCACCAGCGCAAAAAGCGTATTTACCATCTGTATGAGGTCCCGCGCCAGTTAAGAGAATTACACCAACAGTATTATCTTCACGAGCGTCAACGAAAGCATCGTACATCTCAAATACAGTTTTGGGGCGAAAAGCGTTACGTTTGTGAGGACGATTAATCGTAATTTTGGCAATGCCATGCCATTTTTGGTAAAGAATATCTTCGTAAGTTTTAGCCGTTTGCCATTCAACTTGCATAGTTTATCGCTACAAAAATCAAAGTAATTGTTTAATAAAATTAAATCATTGAATCTCCACTTAACTATAAACAGATATTGGAACTGCATTTTGCCATAATGCCGTTTTTACCTAGTATCAAATATTAAAATTGATTGCTTAAACATTATGCTAATTGTTTAGCTTAATACAAACCATTTTTAAATTACTCAGCTAAGTGGAATGTAGTAGCACATTTACCTATAAATCAACCATAAACTAAAAAAATCGCTGTTTTTTATAGACTATATGTAAAAATATATTAATACTATTGTCAGTTTACAATTATGCTAAACAACAACCTTATCTGGTTGGGGATCGAGCCTTAAGTAGATGAAATCTATATAAAGATTGATTATTTTTTTATAAATAGAAATTAAGATTAGAGAAAGTTATATTTAATATCAATCACTTTAACTTAAGCAGAATCTATGGGACGAGACAAGCCCCTATATTTTCTAGGATCAATCAAAATGATTAAAACACAGATAATATACTGCCCTAACTGTGGCGCTCGCGCTACCAGAAGTATTATAGATAATTCAATCAAACGCACTTCCTGCGAAAGTTGCGACTATTTGCTGGTACAATGCGCTAAAACTGGCAAAGTAATTGAAGCTTATGCTCCAGGCATTAATAGTTATTGTGCGATTAATGCTACACCAGTTTAAACCTTTGAGGCTCTTAATTGTCCACAGGCTGCATTTGCTTCCAAGCCACGAGAATAGCGCACGCTAACGGCTATTTTGGCTGATTCTAAAATGTTGGCAAATTCTCTAATTCGGTAATTATTTGGTCTTTGATAATCAACCTCAGAAATAGGATTATAAGGGATTAAATTGACATGAGTTTGAAAACCTTTGAGAAGTTGAGTCAATTCCAGCGCATTTTCGGGTAAATCGTTGATTCCTGCCAGAAGAACATACTCAAAAGTTACTCTTCTACCCGTAACCTGGACATAATCTCGGCACTCATCTAAAAGATTATTTAAAATATATTGTTTGGCACTAGGAATCAACTGCTCTCGCAAAGCTTGATTAGAAGCGTGAAGACTTACCGCCAAGACAATTTGTAATTGATGTTGGGCTAGCTGTTGAATTTTACCAGGAATACCTACTGTTGAGATAGTGAGCGATCGCGCACCGATTCCAACATCCTGATTGAGAGATTTAACCGCAGCAACAACCTGATCGAGGTTTGCCATTGGCTCTCCCATACCCATAAACACCACGTTGCTAACTCTTTGCTCAAAGTCTTCTTGTACTGTAAGTACCTGATCGACAATTTCGTGAGCCTTAAGATTACGCGTAAAGCCGCCTTTGCCTGTGGCACAGAAATCACAGTCCATCGGACAACCGACTTGGGAAGAAACGCATACGGTTAAACGTTTGGCAGTAGGAATACCAACCGCCTCAATAATCAAACCATCAGCTAAACGCAGTAAATACTTACGAGTGCGATCGGGGGCAACGCTGCGATAATGAATACTAGAGCGTCCAACCGGATAGTTTGCTCTTTCCTCGCGCCATTTTTTAGGAAAGACAGAAATATCCAAAAGCGATCGCGCTTCTTTTTGATATAACCATTGATATAATTGCTTACCCCGATAGGCTGGTTGCCCCTGCTGTTGTATCCAGTCGGTTAATTCCTCAAGAGATTTACCCAAAAGAACTTCATCGGTACTTGATTGCTTCTTCGTTTGTAGCGTCATTTTGTTTTGCTGTGTCGGCAGAAAGGAGATTGATTACTTGAGACGGTTATTTGTCATTATTCATTGGCGATTG
This genomic window from Coleofasciculaceae cyanobacterium contains:
- the rlmN gene encoding 23S rRNA (adenine(2503)-C(2))-methyltransferase RlmN, yielding MTLQTKKQSSTDEVLLGKSLEELTDWIQQQGQPAYRGKQLYQWLYQKEARSLLDISVFPKKWREERANYPVGRSSIHYRSVAPDRTRKYLLRLADGLIIEAVGIPTAKRLTVCVSSQVGCPMDCDFCATGKGGFTRNLKAHEIVDQVLTVQEDFEQRVSNVVFMGMGEPMANLDQVVAAVKSLNQDVGIGARSLTISTVGIPGKIQQLAQHQLQIVLAVSLHASNQALREQLIPSAKQYILNNLLDECRDYVQVTGRRVTFEYVLLAGINDLPENALELTQLLKGFQTHVNLIPYNPISEVDYQRPNNYRIREFANILESAKIAVSVRYSRGLEANAACGQLRASKV
- a CDS encoding DciA family protein; the encoded protein is MHFNSVEQILTQLEQQPGWEKFREYRQLLKCWHNTVNQQIGEHTRPLHITRQVLWVATSSAARAQELSFQRYSLLKRLNKQLTFNLKDIRFSSSGWHQTTYQPEIKPSLFSVTTQQKSEIALSSIVTEQDAENSQNEPMSASSADSAKAKYAAERWLKTLERNSLSLLLCPGCNCPTPKGEIERWNLCCHCIAQKWSEKYQPPNFPERK
- a CDS encoding replication restart DNA helicase PriA, whose product is MIKTQIIYCPNCGARATRSIIDNSIKRTSCESCDYLLVQCAKTGKVIEAYAPGINSYCAINATPV
- the pgeF gene encoding peptidoglycan editing factor PgeF codes for the protein MSNQINQHWHWQACQDYYYLTCKLLSAWQHGFFTKEFYPRTPKDLTSILQPHTTAYRVKQVHGNVVLTPKEIVDVGNRKNCHNSLAEADAVISDRPHQSVWVASADCTPILIGDVVTGQVCAIHAGWRGTAQKIVPQAIARLIKFGGSQKKNLRIAIGPAIAGAVYQVDESVAIEVGQSIILDAESKTDAEILTELKQLNNTPILDDALSGKARLNVPRVNQIQLEQLDISLKHIAIAPYCTFQQSDRFFSYRRTGEKKVQWSGIVSQ
- the menB gene encoding 1,4-dihydroxy-2-naphthoyl-CoA synthase, whose product is MQVEWQTAKTYEDILYQKWHGIAKITINRPHKRNAFRPKTVFEMYDAFVDAREDNTVGVILLTGAGPHTDGKYAFCAGGDQSIRGKAGYIDDRGTPRLNVLDLQRLIRSLPKVTIALVAGYAIGGGHVLHVLCDLTIAAENAVFGQTGPKVGSFDGGFGSGYLARIVGQKKAREIWFLCRQYSATEAKEMGLVNCVVPVEELEAEGIKWSQEILSKSPMAIRCLKAAFNADCDGQAGIQELAGNATMLYYMTEEGAEGKQAFLEKRPPDFQQYPWLP